Proteins encoded within one genomic window of Macaca fascicularis isolate 582-1 chromosome 16, T2T-MFA8v1.1:
- the RND2 gene encoding rho-related GTP-binding protein RhoN: MEGQSGRCKIVVVGDAECGKTALLQVFAKDAYPGSYVPTVFENYTASFEIDKRRIELNMWDTSGSSYYDNVRPLAYPDSDAVLICFDISRPETLDSVLKKWQGETQEFCPNAKVVLVGCKLDMRTDLATLRELSKQRLIPVTHEQGTVLAKQVGAVSYVECSSRSSERSVRDVFHVATVASLGRGHRQLRRTDSRRGMQRSTQLSGRPDRGNEGEIHKDRAKSCNLM, translated from the exons ATGGAGGGGCAGAGCGGCCGCTGCAAGATCGTGGTGGTGGGAGACGCAGAGTGCGGCAAGACGGCGCTGCTGCAGGTGTTCGCCAAGGACGCCTATCCCGGG AGTTATGTCCCCACCGTGTTTGAGAACTACACCGCGAGCTTTGAGATCGACAAGCGCCGCATTGAGCTCAACATGTGGGACACTTCAG GTTCCTCTTACTATGATAATGTCCGGCCTCTGGCCTATCCTGATTCTGATGCTGTGCTCATCTGCTTCGACATTAGCCGACCAGAAACACTGGACAGTGTTCTCAAGAAG TGGCAGGGAGAGACTCAAGAGTTTTGCCCCAATGCCAAGGTTGTGCTGGTTGGCTGTAAACTGGACATGCGGACTGACCTGGCCACACTGAGGGAGCTGTCCAAGCAGAGGCTTATCCCTGTTACACATGAGCAG GGCACTGTGCTGGCCAAGCAGGTGGGGGCTGTGTCCTACGTTGAGTGCTCCTCCAGGTCCTCTGAGCGCAGCGTCAGGGATGTCTTCCACGTGGCCACAGTGGCCTCCCTTGGCCGTGGCCATAGGCAGCTGCGCCGAACTGACTCACGCCGGGGAATGCAGCGATCCACTCAGCTGTCAGGACGGCCAGACCGGGGGAATGAGGGCGAGATACACAAGGATCGAGCCAAGAGCTGCAACCTCATGTGA